In Terriglobia bacterium, the following proteins share a genomic window:
- the serA gene encoding phosphoglycerate dehydrogenase, with protein MKVIVADKISERGVELLRAQAGWKIVLTTKETLHAEIADADALVVRSATKVTAELLEKAPRLRVVGRAGVGVDNIDLEAATRRGVLVMSTPGGNAISVAEHTFALLLALARQVPRHDAAIHAGRWEKSSAAGTEVRGKTLGLIGLGRIGGEVARRARAFEMRVLAYDPYISEAAAREAQVELVPLEKLLAESDFVSLHTALSPATQNLINAQSIAQMKKGARLVNAARGELVDEGALAEALKSGRLAGAALDVFVEEPPKNSPLIALPNVIATPHVAGSTTEAQEEVGTQIAQQVRDYLADGIIRNAVNLPALSAEQYRRVLPYLELAERLGSLVSQAAAVRPARIRIRYSGELAEAGTHLLKSAVLTGILNAVLDEKVNLVNAAAVAAARGLTVEEETRRREHGFPNTLEVASLPEPGSKQPGLSVEGTVLHDASPRVLAIDGIPLESQLAGTILYLRNHDQPGVIGQVGTLLGQQGVNIATFALGRRDATRGAEAVSLVRLDGDVPESAVEPIRKLPAVTEAKLVHLGKS; from the coding sequence GTGAAAGTCATCGTAGCGGACAAGATCAGCGAGCGCGGCGTGGAGCTGCTGCGGGCGCAGGCGGGATGGAAGATTGTCCTGACCACGAAGGAGACGCTGCACGCGGAGATCGCGGACGCCGACGCGCTGGTGGTGCGCAGCGCGACCAAGGTGACGGCGGAATTGCTGGAAAAGGCGCCGCGGCTGCGCGTGGTGGGGCGCGCCGGGGTGGGCGTGGACAACATCGACCTGGAAGCGGCGACGCGCCGCGGCGTGCTGGTGATGAGCACGCCGGGAGGCAACGCCATCAGCGTGGCGGAGCACACCTTTGCGTTGCTGCTGGCGCTGGCGCGGCAGGTGCCGCGGCACGATGCGGCCATCCACGCGGGGCGCTGGGAGAAGTCTTCGGCGGCGGGCACCGAGGTGCGCGGCAAGACGCTGGGGCTGATCGGGCTGGGGCGCATCGGCGGGGAAGTGGCGCGGCGGGCGCGGGCGTTCGAGATGCGCGTGCTGGCGTATGACCCGTACATCAGCGAAGCGGCGGCGCGCGAGGCGCAGGTGGAGCTGGTGCCGCTGGAGAAGCTGCTGGCGGAGAGCGACTTCGTGTCGCTGCACACGGCGCTGAGTCCGGCGACGCAGAACCTGATCAACGCGCAGAGCATCGCGCAGATGAAGAAGGGCGCGCGGCTGGTGAACGCGGCGCGCGGCGAGCTGGTGGACGAAGGCGCGCTGGCCGAGGCGCTGAAGAGCGGGCGGCTGGCGGGGGCGGCGCTGGACGTCTTCGTGGAAGAGCCGCCGAAGAATTCGCCGCTGATCGCGCTGCCGAATGTGATCGCCACGCCGCACGTGGCGGGATCGACGACGGAAGCGCAGGAGGAGGTGGGCACGCAGATCGCGCAGCAGGTGCGCGACTACCTGGCCGACGGGATCATCCGCAATGCGGTGAATCTGCCGGCGCTCTCGGCGGAACAGTACCGGCGTGTGCTGCCGTATCTGGAGCTGGCGGAGCGGCTGGGTTCGCTGGTGTCGCAGGCGGCCGCGGTGCGTCCGGCGCGCATCCGCATCCGCTACTCCGGGGAGCTGGCGGAGGCGGGGACGCACCTGCTGAAGAGCGCGGTGCTGACGGGGATTCTGAACGCGGTGCTGGACGAGAAAGTGAACCTGGTGAACGCGGCGGCGGTGGCCGCGGCGCGCGGGCTGACCGTCGAGGAAGAGACGCGGCGGCGCGAGCACGGCTTTCCGAACACGCTGGAAGTGGCGTCGCTGCCGGAGCCGGGGAGCAAGCAGCCGGGGTTGAGCGTGGAGGGCACGGTGTTGCACGACGCTTCGCCGCGGGTGCTGGCGATTGACGGAATTCCGCTGGAATCGCAGCTGGCGGGGACGATTCTCTACCTGCGCAACCACGACCAGCCCGGCGTCATCGGGCAGGTGGGCACGCTGCTGGGGCAGCAGGGAGTGAATATCGCCACGTTCGCGCTGGGGCGGCGGGATGCGACGCGCGGAGCGGAAGCGGTGTCGCTGGTGCGGCTGGACGGCGACGTGCCGGAATCCGCCGTGGAGCCGATCCGCAAGCTGCCCGCGGTGACCGAAGCGAAGCTGGTGCACCTGGGCAAGAGCTGA
- a CDS encoding GatB/YqeY domain-containing protein, whose translation MSLAEKLQKDLVDAMRAKDELRLSVLRMIKSALKYKETEKIRPLEEAEILQVLQTLVKQRKESIEQFTKGGRQDLADKEIKELAIVECYLPAGATAAEMDAAVAKAIAETGASSIKQMGAVVKAARAHLEGRTVDGKALSDLVRERLSKLTTP comes from the coding sequence ATGAGTCTTGCCGAAAAACTCCAGAAGGACCTGGTCGACGCCATGCGCGCCAAGGATGAACTGCGTCTCAGCGTCCTGCGCATGATCAAGTCCGCCCTGAAATACAAGGAGACCGAGAAGATCCGCCCGCTCGAGGAAGCGGAAATCCTGCAGGTGCTGCAGACCCTCGTCAAGCAGCGCAAAGAGTCCATCGAGCAGTTCACCAAGGGCGGCCGCCAGGACCTGGCGGACAAGGAAATCAAAGAGCTGGCCATTGTCGAATGCTATCTGCCCGCCGGCGCCACGGCCGCTGAAATGGACGCCGCCGTCGCCAAAGCCATCGCCGAAACCGGAGCCAGCTCCATCAAGCAGATGGGTGCGGTGGTCAAGGCCGCCAGGGCGCACCTCGAAGGCAGGACCGTGGACGGCAAGGCCCTCAGCGACCTCGTCCGTGAACGGCTATCCAAGCTGACGACCCCATGA